The sequence CGCAGTTCGCGCGACCACTATATCACAGTCCGGCCTGTTGCGCAAGCCCGGCTCCGGACCGACGGCCGGCCTCTTTCCTCCGCCGGAACACGTGGACCCGGAAGTCTGCCGTCACCCGCAGGCCGTCCAGGACGGCCAGGCGTTCCGCTCCCGCCCTGGGGGTCTTCCAGTAGTAGGGGGTCATGCGAAACAGGTCCGCCAGAGTCTCCCGGTCGGGCAGGTCCAGCGCCGCCGTCACGGGCACGATGTCGAGATATTCCAAGCCCTCATAGGGCGTCTCGGCCTCCCGGTTCCGATAGGGTGCGTCGTACAGCACCTGCTTGAGCTCCCACAGGTGCCGGGCGGCGGGCACCACATAGAGGTAGGTCCCGCCGGGCCGCAGCACCCGCCGAAACTCCTCCAGAGCCAGGGGGGAGAAGCAGTTGAGCAGCAGGTCCGCCGAGGCGTCCGCCACCGGCAGATGGTACACCGACGCCACGGCAAACTCGGCGTTCTTCTCCCGCCGGGCCGCCCAGCGCAGGGAGGGCTTCGACAGGTCCACCCCCGCCATCCGGACCGGACGGCCGGTCTCCATCAGGGCCCGGTACACCCCGGCGGTGTAATACCCCTCGCCGCAGCCGGAGTCCAGCACCGCCGGAGCCGCCGTCTCCCCCAGGCACTCCAGCGCCAGCTCACACAGGGTCCGCCGCAGGGGAGCGTACCACCCCCCGGACAAAAAACGGTTCCGGGCGGCGGCCATATCCCTGTCGTCACCGGGGGCCCGGGCGTGCTTCCGGTTGGCGGGGAGGAGGTGCACGTATCCCTCCCGGGCGATGTCGTAGCTGTGCCCGTTGGGGCAGGTGTAGGCCCGCTCCCCCCGGTCCAGGGGAGCGGCGCAGACGGGGCAGCGGAACAGGCTCTCCATATGCCCCCCTCCTTTTCTCAAAAAGCTGCTTTCAGATATACCACAATCCCCGGAACTTGTCCAATTTTTCTCTAGGATTTCCTCCGCCGTTATGATATAATACCTCTTCGAATGATGATTTCTATATAAAAAGGAGTACGACATGATCACTGTTTCCGATCTGGGCCTCCAATACAGCGGCCAGCCCCTCTTTTCCCACGTGGACCTGCAGTTCGTCAAGGGGAACTGCTACGGCATCATCGGCGCCAACGGCGCGGGGAAATCCACCTTTTTGAAGATCCTTTCCGGCGAGCTGGAGCCCACCTCCGGCGAGGTGTCCATTCTGCCCAAGACCCGCATGTCGGTGCTCAAGCAGGACCAGAACGCCTACAACGCCTATACCGTCATGGACACGGTCATCATGGGCAACCAGCGCCTGTACGACATCGGCAAGGAGAAGGAGGCCCTCTACGCCAAGGAGGACATGACGGAGGAAGACGGTATCCGCGCCTGCGAGCTGGAGGAGGAATACGCCGAGCTGGGCGGCTGGGAGAGCGAGTCCGACGCCAGCCGTATCCTCCAGGGCCTGGGCATCCCGGTGTCCATGCACTATGACGTGATGGAGAACGTGGACGGCCGGCTGAAGGTGAAGGTGCTGCTGGCCCAGGCGCTGTTCGGCAATCCGGATATCCTGCTGCTGGACGAGCCCACCAACAACCTGGACATCAACGCCATCAACTGGCTGGAGGACTTTTTGCTGGACTTCGAGGGCACCGTCATCGTGGTCAGCCACGACCGGCACTTCCTCAACACCATCTGCACCCACATCGTGGACATCGACTACAACAAGATCAAAATGTACGTGGGCAACTACGACTTCTGGTATGACGCCTCCCAGCTCATGCAGAACCTGATGAAGAACCAGAGCAAGAAGAATGAGGAGAAGGCCCAGGAGCTCAAGGAGTTCATCTCCCGGTTCTCCGCCAACAAGTCCAAGAGCAAGCAGGCCACCGCCCGCCGGAAGCTGCTGGAGAAGATCACCCTGGAGGAGATCCCCGCCTCCTCCCGCCGCTACCCCTGGGTGGCCTTCTCCCCCGACCGGGAGGTGGGCAAGGACATTCTGTTCGTCACCGACGTGAGCAAGACGGTGGACGGCGTGAAGCTGCTGGACCACGTCTCCTTTACGGTAAATCACGGCGACAAGATCGCCTTCGTGGGCGAGAACGAAAACGCCCACACCGCCCTGTTCAAGATCCTCACCGGCGAGTGGGAGCCCGACGAGGGCACCGTGAAGTGGGGCCAGACGGCCACCTTCTCCTACTTCCCCAAGGATAACACCGAGTTCTTCCAGGACTGCGGGGACAATCTGGTGGAGTGGCTGCGCCAGTTCTCCGAGGACAAGCACGAAGCCTATCTGCGGGGCTTCCTGGGCCGGATGCTCTTCTCCGGCGACGAGGTGTACAAGCCCGTCAAGGTCCTGTCCGGCGGCGAGAAGGTGCGGTGCATGCTCTCCCGGATGATGCTCTCCGGGGCCAACGTGCTGCTGCTGGACCAGCCCACCAACCACCTGGACCTGGAGTCCATCGCCGCCGTCAACAACGGGCTGGAGGCGGTGAAGTGCAACGTGCTCTTCTCCTCCCACGACCACCAGATGGTCCAGACCGTGGCCAACCGCATCTTTGACTTCACCGCCGACGGCCGGCTCATCGACCGTCTGATGACCTACGACGAGTATCTGGAGCGGGTGGCACAGGAGGCGCAGGGCTGAGGGCCTCCCGCGTCGGGCGCAGGGCCCATGGCCCCGGCGGACACTCCGACGCGGCCCCGGACCGCCTTGTCGGCCGGACCTCTTTTCCATCCTCCCAAAACGTGGTATACTGATCTGAACTCTTTTTTCAGAGAGGACTTGAACACATGCGGAAAGATATCCTGCTTCCCGGCGTGGCCGTGGCGGGCGGAGCGGCGGGCTTTCTCCTGCGCCGTTGGGAGCTCTCCACCGCCTTCGAGCCGGACACCGGCCTGCCCGTGGCCGGAGCCCCCGCCACCTGGGCCCTCATCGCCCTGACCGTGGTGGTGGCCGCCGTGCTGGCCGTGCTGTGCCGGGGCACCCATCGGGTCTTCCCCGGCGGCTATGACGAGGCCTTCGGCGCCCCCAACAACGCCCTGTATCTGACGGTCCTGGTGGCCGCCGCCTTTTTGATGGCCGCCTCCGGCCTGCTCACCTTCCTGCTCTACCTGCGGCACGACGTGACGGCCTTCTCCCGGGTGCTGCTGGCCCTGATGAGTCTGGTATCCGCCGCGTGCCTGTTCGTGGTGGGCAAAAACAACTACCGCATGGAGGGCCGCGGCAAGTACAGCGCCGCCCTGCTTCTGCCGTCCTACACCTGCTGTCTGTGGCTCATCTCGGCCTATCAGGCCCGCTCCGCCGACCCGGTGATCCTGGACTACGTCTACCAGCTCTTTGCCGTCATCGCCGCGGTGCTGGGCACCTACTTTACGGCGGGCTTTGCCTTTGAGCGCGCCAAGGTCTTTCGGGCCTCCTTCTTCTCGCTGCTGGGCGTCTACTTCTGCCTGGTGACCCTGGCCGACCGCCATGATGTGTCCATGCTGCTGCTGTTTGTG is a genomic window of Intestinimonas massiliensis (ex Afouda et al. 2020) containing:
- a CDS encoding putative RNA methyltransferase, giving the protein MESLFRCPVCAAPLDRGERAYTCPNGHSYDIAREGYVHLLPANRKHARAPGDDRDMAAARNRFLSGGWYAPLRRTLCELALECLGETAAPAVLDSGCGEGYYTAGVYRALMETGRPVRMAGVDLSKPSLRWAARREKNAEFAVASVYHLPVADASADLLLNCFSPLALEEFRRVLRPGGTYLYVVPAARHLWELKQVLYDAPYRNREAETPYEGLEYLDIVPVTAALDLPDRETLADLFRMTPYYWKTPRAGAERLAVLDGLRVTADFRVHVFRRRKEAGRRSGAGLAQQAGL
- a CDS encoding ABC-F family ATP-binding cassette domain-containing protein, encoding MITVSDLGLQYSGQPLFSHVDLQFVKGNCYGIIGANGAGKSTFLKILSGELEPTSGEVSILPKTRMSVLKQDQNAYNAYTVMDTVIMGNQRLYDIGKEKEALYAKEDMTEEDGIRACELEEEYAELGGWESESDASRILQGLGIPVSMHYDVMENVDGRLKVKVLLAQALFGNPDILLLDEPTNNLDINAINWLEDFLLDFEGTVIVVSHDRHFLNTICTHIVDIDYNKIKMYVGNYDFWYDASQLMQNLMKNQSKKNEEKAQELKEFISRFSANKSKSKQATARRKLLEKITLEEIPASSRRYPWVAFSPDREVGKDILFVTDVSKTVDGVKLLDHVSFTVNHGDKIAFVGENENAHTALFKILTGEWEPDEGTVKWGQTATFSYFPKDNTEFFQDCGDNLVEWLRQFSEDKHEAYLRGFLGRMLFSGDEVYKPVKVLSGGEKVRCMLSRMMLSGANVLLLDQPTNHLDLESIAAVNNGLEAVKCNVLFSSHDHQMVQTVANRIFDFTADGRLIDRLMTYDEYLERVAQEAQG